The proteins below come from a single Drosophila miranda strain MSH22 chromosome Y unlocalized genomic scaffold, D.miranda_PacBio2.1 Contig_Y1_pilon, whole genome shotgun sequence genomic window:
- the LOC117190303 gene encoding inactive peptidyl-prolyl cis-trans isomerase shutdown-like: MEDNFSYCTQMLKEPLQLGKLVGSGSQFEVEQSPLGAGDDDFNVDEMEDCDNAPEELASPSTQSFE, from the exons ATGGAAGATAATTTTTCATATTGCACTCAAATGCTCAAGGAACCACTGCAACTTGG AAAACTCGTTGGCTCTGGCTCACAATTTGAGGTAGAACAGTCGCCACTTGGGGCTGGCGATGATGATTTTAATGTCGACGAAATGGAAGATTGTGATAACGCTCCAGAAGAGCTCGCTTCTCCATCGACCCAATCGTTCGAGTAA
- the LOC117190292 gene encoding dynein light chain roadblock-type 1-like — protein MQAAETEPKRTKSYIYEVYRLLEEKPGVEEILIMNRSGVPIKTSMERQDALQHACLYENLREKCQAFLSKMEPPQLLTMLRVRTRFHEVLLTPDGKCKIQRIHILRLRI, from the exons ATGCAGGCAGCCGAAACTGAG CCCAAGCGTACCAAGAGTTATATTTATGAGGTATACCGACTTTTAGAGGAAAAGCCAGGGGTTGAAGAAATATTAATCATGAATCGTTCCGGTGTGCCGATCAAAACGTCAATGGAACGCCAAGACGCACTTCAACATGCCTGTCTTTATGAGAATTTGCGTGAAAAGTGTCAGGCATTTCTATCAAAAATGGAGCCACCACAGCTCCTGACCATGTTGCGAGTCCGTACCAGATTCCACGAGGTCCTGCTAACACCTGATGGCAAGTGCAAAATCCAAAGGATACACATCTTAAGGTTGAGGATCTAA
- the LOC117190277 gene encoding inactive peptidyl-prolyl cis-trans isomerase shutdown-like, which yields MADNFSYCTQMLKEPLQLGKLVGSGSQFEVEQSPFGAGDDDFNVDEMEDCDNAPDVDEEELASPSTQSFEELKKLMEPINENIFKRITREGHQGRGLVPDKARVAVRYSGYWEGESSPFDSSLMA from the exons ATGGCAGATAATTTTTCATATTGCACTCAAATGCTCAAGGAACCACTGCAACTTGG AAAACTCGTTGGCTCTGGCTCACAATTTGAGGTAGAACAGTCGCCATTTGGGGCTGGCGATGATGATTTTAATGTCGACGAAATGGAAGATTGTGATAACGCTCCAGATGTTGATGAAGAAGAGCTCGCTTCTCCATCGACCCAATCGTTCGAGGAACTCAAAAAATTGATGGAGCCGATCAATGAGAACATTTTTAAGCGCATCACACGTGAGGGGCACCAGGGCCGAGGTCTGGTGCCAGACAAGGCACGTGTCGCTGTGCGCTATAGTGGTTATTGGGAAGGCGAGAGTTCTCCTTTTGATTCCTCATTGATGGCAtag